A genomic window from Diospyros lotus cultivar Yz01 chromosome 2, ASM1463336v1, whole genome shotgun sequence includes:
- the LOC127794751 gene encoding probable transcription factor KAN2, with amino-acid sequence MKGSSRSSSSLVGQRDEQEIPAVGTTLAPEQNQQPAVRQRVRRSQKTCLRWTPDLHRRFVYAVENLGGADRATPKMILELMNLKDLTILQVKSHLQAYRKARNAGTSKEAAAVAAATTTERNMRDDQGEGLLIDGGDNVQGTAGREGTGNNTMSESVGSKNPEPSTGDENGISLELTLG; translated from the exons atgAAGGGATCTTCGCGTTCGTCTTCTTCGCTCGTCGGCCAGCGAGATGAGCAAGAAATACCCGCCGTCGGGACAACTCTGGCGCCGGAGCAGAACCAGCAACCCGCCGTTAGGCAACGCGTCCGCCGTTCCCAGAAGACTTGTCTCCGGTGGACCCCTGATCTTCACCGCCGCTTTGTGTATGCAGTTGAGAACCTCGGTGGAGCAGACA GGGCAACTCCAAAGATGATTTTGGAATTGATGAATTTGAAAGATCTTACCATACTTCAAGTGAAGAGCCACCTTCAG GCGTACCGGAAGGCGAGGAACGCCGGGACGTCGAAAG AAGCTGCAGCTgtagcagcagcaacaacaacagaAAGGAACATG AGAGATGATCAAGGGGAGGGGCTTCTGATAGATGGCGGCGATAATGTTCAGGGAACTGCTGGAAGAGAAGGCACTGGAAATAACACCATGTCAGAATCAGTTGGTTCCAAAAATCCTGAACCTTCTACTGGAGATGAAAACGGCATCTCTCTTGAACTAACTCTAGGTTAA